In Desulfurobacterium indicum, a single window of DNA contains:
- a CDS encoding complex I subunit 4 family protein, which yields MVLTGLILFPIVAAIVIPFLKGGKTVRFYTLIVGLIEIGLSIPLITEFKPGAGFQFVEKVKWIPSLGLNYYVGVDGISILMILLTVFLLPLTVLCSWTYIKKRVKEFHVALLLTTAACIGLFSVLNLVLFYIFWEAMLIPMFLIIAVWGGPRKKYASVKFFLYTLAGSVLLLVAIIAFYKSAGTFSIPELMKHKFGLTFQIFTFLAMALAFAIKVPMFPFHTWLPAAHVEAPTAGSVILASVLLKMGTYGFLRLCLPLAPEASVTLAPLMIVLSVISIIYGGFVALGQTDIKKLIAYSSVAHMGFVTLGIFMFNFRGIEGALMQMLNHGITTGALFMLVGALYERSHSREIEDNLGLSKYMPIYIGFFLLFALSSFAFPGTNSFVGEMLVLIGTFAKDVPLGLAVIPGALLAAAYMLRLTLKLAWGEPSKAKDWKDLTLREIVMLLPLAFFVIYIGVAPGIFLKTIDPSIKTLITHVEKNSNGKLINRHIIPSYGERQ from the coding sequence ATGGTTTTAACTGGATTGATACTGTTTCCGATAGTTGCAGCGATAGTTATTCCTTTCCTTAAAGGGGGAAAGACAGTAAGGTTTTATACGCTGATAGTTGGACTGATTGAAATAGGACTATCAATACCTCTTATAACAGAATTTAAACCAGGTGCAGGATTTCAGTTTGTAGAAAAGGTAAAGTGGATTCCTTCTCTTGGACTCAACTACTACGTAGGCGTTGATGGTATAAGCATTTTAATGATTTTGTTAACCGTATTCCTGCTCCCATTAACTGTTCTCTGTTCATGGACTTACATTAAAAAGCGCGTAAAAGAATTCCATGTTGCGCTTTTGCTAACCACAGCTGCATGTATCGGACTATTTTCTGTTCTCAATCTTGTTCTCTTCTATATATTCTGGGAAGCAATGCTAATTCCTATGTTCCTCATCATAGCAGTTTGGGGAGGACCAAGAAAGAAATATGCTTCCGTGAAATTTTTCCTCTACACTCTGGCAGGAAGTGTTCTACTACTTGTTGCAATTATTGCGTTCTATAAGAGTGCAGGAACATTTTCTATTCCTGAACTTATGAAACATAAATTTGGTTTAACCTTTCAAATATTCACGTTCCTTGCCATGGCTCTTGCCTTCGCTATAAAGGTTCCTATGTTCCCGTTCCACACATGGCTACCTGCTGCCCACGTTGAAGCACCGACAGCAGGTAGTGTTATTCTTGCATCTGTTCTGTTAAAAATGGGAACTTATGGTTTTCTAAGACTTTGCCTGCCACTGGCACCGGAAGCAAGTGTTACACTCGCACCTCTTATGATAGTGCTTTCAGTAATATCCATTATCTACGGCGGATTTGTAGCACTGGGACAAACAGACATTAAAAAACTTATTGCCTACTCGTCTGTTGCCCACATGGGATTTGTAACGTTAGGTATATTTATGTTCAATTTCAGAGGCATTGAAGGCGCACTTATGCAAATGCTTAACCACGGTATCACAACAGGTGCCCTCTTTATGCTGGTTGGCGCTCTGTATGAGAGAAGTCATAGCCGGGAAATAGAAGATAACCTGGGACTCTCAAAATACATGCCCATATACATAGGTTTCTTCCTCCTGTTTGCACTATCCTCATTTGCCTTTCCTGGAACAAACAGTTTCGTTGGTGAAATGCTGGTTCTAATAGGAACCTTTGCAAAAGATGTTCCGCTGGGACTTGCAGTTATCCCGGGAGCACTTCTTGCAGCCGCTTACATGCTTAGACTCACTCTAAAACTTGCATGGGGAGAACCTTCAAAGGCAAAAGATTGGAAGGATTTAACGTTAAGAGAAATAGTAATGCTTTTACCACTCGCGTTTTTTGTAATTTATATAGGTGTTGCTCCGGGAATTTTCCTTAAAACAATAGATCCGTCTATTAAAACGCTTATAACTCATGTTGAGAAAAATTCCAACGGAAAACTTATTAACAGACATATTATTCCTTCTTACGGAGAGAGGCAATGA